GTGCCCTCAGCGAGCAGAATCGCGCATCCGGCGTCGCACCGTCCCGACGACCCATCCGGTGGCGCCGACCGCGAGCAGACCGACGTACGCCGCCCACGCGACGACGACCGCCGCCCCACCGTCGCCGCGCGGAGGCTCCGTGACCGGTCCCGGCAGTCGGATGGCGGCGGCCCAGCGCCCGTCGTGGACCACCTCGCCGGCCAGCTCCGGCACCGGCCCCGGGGCGGTCCGGTCGACCACGGCCACACCCACTCCCGCCTCCGCCAGCCCCGCGCTGCGCTCGGCCGGCGTCGGGGCGGCCAGGGCAGCCGCGACCTCCCGGGCACGGGGATCCTCACCGGGGATCGTCGTGCCCGCGACGATCAGCTCGTCGTTGGTGACCGCGTCCGGGTGGAGGTAGCGGGGCAACGGGTCGAGGACGGTGCGGCCGTCGTTCCAGTCCGGCGCACGGAAGGCGCTGAACGGCAGCAGCACCACGTCGGTCCCTCGCGCGTCGCCGACGGCACGCCGCAGATCGGCGTACTCCGGGGGGTAGGACACGGCGTCCAGGCGACCGGACAGCCCGAGGGCGGCGTCCGGGAGGAGCGCAACGGGGTGGACCACGAGTCCCGCCGCGAGGACGACGCGCGGGACCGGCGCGAGCTCCGGGCTCAGCAACCGGGTCACCCCGTGGGCGACGAGCACGGTGGCGAGGGGCACGCACAGACCGAGCAACCGGGAGCCGTCGCGCAGGAGCCCGACACCGGGGACGCTCGCGGCGAGGTGCCCGAGGAGGTCGGGGGCAGCCCAGGTCAGCACCGCGAGCGACCACCCGACGGCCCAGACCGCGACCAGCGCCCACCGGCGACGCCCCTCCTCCTGGCGCCACCAGGACCGTGCCCCGAGCGCGGCGAGTGCGAGCAAGACCACCAGCGCGACCCAGGCCAGCACGCTCTCGCGGGAGGCGGGGACCACCTCGCTGTTCCACACGCCCCCGAGTCCCAGTGCGGTCAACGGGGCCGGGAGCCCTCCCTCGCCCGCGAGCGCGAACAGGTCGGCGTTGCTCGTCCCGCTCGTCGCGTCCGCGTGGTGCGCCAGGCCGGAGACGACCCACGGGGCGTTGGCGCACGCGACCAGCCCGAGCAGGACCAGCGTGCGGCGAGCGGACCGACCGGCACCGGCGGCGAGCACCACGACCGCCGAGGCGATGCCGGCGCTCGCGCTCAGGCTCCCCACCGGCAACAGGACGCCGAGGGCGAGCAGCGAACGCCGCGAGGCGTGGTCGCCGGACACCGCGGTGGTCACGCGCCCGGCGTGGACCACCAGCCACGGCAGCACCGCGTAGCCCACCAGCACGGGCCAGTGGCCCATGGCCAGGCGCTCGACCACGAACGGGTTCCAGATCCAGAACGTCACCGCCACCAACCGACCCGCTGTACCCAGCCGGTCGACCAGCCGGGCGGCCCCGACCGCGCCACCGACCAAGGCGCCGAGCAGGACCAGCTTCTGTAGCACCGTGCCCGGGACGACCTCGTCGAGCACCCCGACCACGGCGTCCGACGGCACGGCGCGCGGCAGCGCCGTGCCCAGCCCGAGCGCGTCGGCGCCCACCCGGAGGTCGGGCACCCAGACCATGTCGTAGGTGAGGACGTAGCCCGGCCCCAGCGCAGGCCACAACAGCAGGACCGAGAGGCAGGTCGCCCAGGCCGCAGCGAGCCTCACGCCGTCTCCCTCACAGGGCCGGCCTCACAGCCCGAGCTCACAGGGGCAGCCGGCGGAACAGCGGCCGCGGGAGGTGCCGGATCGCCGACATCACGCCCCGCATCGCACCGGGGACCCAGACGATGTCGCGCCGGCGGGCGACACCGTCGACGATCGCCTCCGCCACCACCTCGGGGTCGGTCGCGAGGGGCGCATCGGCCCGCCCGGCCGTCATCTTGGTGCGGACGTGGCCGGGCCGCACCACCACGACGTGACCGCCGGAGCCGCGCAACGCCAGTCCGAGTCCGACGTAGAACGCGTCCATGCCGGCCTTGGTGGAGCCGTAGACGAAGTTGGAGCGCCGCGCGCGCTCCCCCGCGACCGACGAGAGCGCCACGATCACGCCGTGCCCCTGGCGGCGTACGAGATCTGCCAGAGGTACGCCGACGCTCACCGCACCGAGGTAGTTGACCCGGGCGTGCAGCACCGCGGACGCGTGGTCCTGCCACGCGGTCTCCTCGTCGCCGAGGACCCCGAAGGCGACGACGGCGACGTCGACGTCGCGCACCTCGGCCGCCCGACGGACCACCGCGGCGTGGGAGTCGGTGTCCTCGGCGTCGAAGTCGAGGGCCGTCGTCCGCACGCCGAGTGCCGCCAGCTCCGCGACCGCGGCGTCGCGAGGGGCACCCGGGCGAGCCGCGAGCGTGACCCAGAGCTCGGCGGAGCCACGCGCCCAGGCACGGGCGGTCGCCAGCGCGATGTCGCTGGTGCCGCCGAGCAGCAGGACGTGCTGGGGGCGACCCAGGGCGTTGATCACGGTTGTCCTCCGGGGGTGGGCGAGGCGGTCACAGGTCGAGCCGGCGGGCGAGGTCCGAGCAGAACACACGATTCGGGTCGACGCGGTCGCGGATCCGGCGGAACTCCGCCAGGCGGGGGTAGCCGGCGGCGAGGGTCTCGGGCGACATGCGGGCGTCCTTGGCCAGGTAGTGCCGTCCGCCGGCGCCGAGGACCAGCGCGTCGAGCTCGCGCAACAGGGGCTCGAGGTCCCGGGCCGCCGGCAGGTCCATCGCCAACGTCCAGCCGCGCAGCGGGAAGGACAGCAGCCCGGGTCCCTCGTCGCCCAGCCGTTTGAGCACGGAGAGGAACGACGGGTGCCCCCGCTCCGCGATCCGTTCGAGCACGACGGACAGCACCTCGGCCGCGCGGTCCGGCACGACGAGCTGGTACTGCACGAACCCGGCCGGTCCGTAGAGCCGGTTCCAGTCGGCGATGCCGTCGAGAGGGTGGAAGAACTGCCCGACCCCCTGCAGCTCGTCGCGACGGTCGCGCGGGGCCTTGCGGAACCACAGCTCGTTGAAGGCGCGGATGGAGGTGCGGCTCACCAGACCGGAAGGCACGACGGGAGGGACGACACGCAGCGGGTCGCCAGGCACGCCGGCACCCGTCCCGCCGCGAGCGCGTGCCTCGTCGGCGCTCGCGTGCTCCCCGGTTGTCAGCACCGACCGGCCGAGGTGGCGTCCCCGGGCGAGCGTGTCGATCCAGGCCACGGAGTACGTCGCGTCGCGGTCGGCCTCCTGCATGAGCGCCATCAGCGTGGCCAGATCGTCGACGCGTCGGGTGTGCACCCGCAGCAGTGGCGACTCCACCGGCGTCATCGCCACCGTCGCCTCGGTGATCACGCCGGTGAGGCCCATCCCGCCGACCGTCGCCCAGAAGAGCTCACCGTCCTGCTGTGGCGACACCGTCCACTCGCCGCCGTCGGCCGTGACCAGACGGAGCTCGCGGACGTGGCTGCCGAAGCCACCGTCACGGTGGTGGTTCTTGCCGTGGACGTCGGTGGCGATCGCCCCTCCGACGGTGACGTATCGCGTCCCCGGGGTCACCGGCACGAACCACCCGCGTGGGAGCGCGGCGCGGATGAGGTCGTGCAGGCTCGTCCCGGCCGAGACCCGCGCCAGACCGGTGGCCTCGTCGAGGTCGATCGACGACGGGAGCGGGGTCAGCACGTCGCCGCCGGCGTTCTGGGCGGGGTCGCCGTATGACCGTCCCAGCCCGCGCGCGATGATCCCGCGCGGTCCCGCAGCAGCGACCGCCGCCGCGACGTCGTGCACGCAGGTCGACACCGGGCGCGCGAGGGTCGGCGCGGTGCGCCCCCAACCGGTGAAGAGCTGCTGGGCATCAGACATCGAGGACTCCCAGCACGAGCGCACCGATCCACAGCACGCCGAGGCCCTGCAGCACACGGTCCTCGAGCACGATGTCCTCGGGCTCGGCGGCCGTGCCGTCGTCGATGTCGACGGCATAGCGCAGCACGCCGACGACGAACGGTGCGATGGAGATGGTGTGCCACGGGATGCCCTCGGCCGGCGCGACCTCGAAGGCCCACAGGCTGTAGGACATCACCGTCGCACCAGCGGCCACGCCCCACACGAAGCGCAGGTAGGTCGCGGTGTAGCGGATGAGCGCGCGCCGGGTGCCGACCTCGTTGCCGAGGGTGTGCAGCTCGGAGTACCTCTTGCCGCTGACGATGAACAGTGCGCCGAACCCGGCCACCAACAGGAACCACTGGGAGATCCGCAGGTCGGCCGCGAGTCCCCCGGCCACCGCGCGCATCAGGAAGCCGGCGGTGACGATCGAGATGTCGATGACCGGCTCGTGCTTGAGTCGGAAGGCATAGGCCAGCATCAGCACGACGTACGCCGCCAGCAGCACCGCCAGCGACCACGACGCGAGCGCGGCCAGGCCCAGCCCGACCGCGGCCAGCGCCAGCGCACCGACCAGCGCCGCCCGGACCGACAGCGTTCCGCTGGCGATCGGCCGCATGCGCTTCGTCGGGTGGGCGCGGTCGGCGACCCGGTCGGCGACGTCGTTGACGGCGTAGACCGCCGAGGAGAGCAGGCAGAACGCGACGAAGGCCAGGATCGTCGGGCCGAGGACGGCAGGCTCCCAGAGGCTGCCGGCCGCCAGGGGTGCGGCGACCACGAGGAGGTTCTTCGTCCACTGCTTCGGCCGGGCAGTGCGCAGCAGCGAGGCCAGGACGGTCACGACGGTGGAGTCTAGGGGCGCGGGTCGGGCCGCCGACGCAGTTCGGCGACTCTGCCGAGTCAGGGCCGATCGCGCGGTTAGGCTGCGCGGCGTGACGGACGACTCCACCCGCGGTGTGCGCAGCATGATCCGCAGCGGAGCGGGGATCGCCGTGGCGATGGCGGTGATGAACGTCGGCAACTACGCCTTCACGATTCTGGCCGCACGGCTGCTCGGACCGGCGGAATACAGCGTCGTCGCCAGCCTGATGGGCCTGCTGCTGATCGTCAATGTGTTGTCGCTCGGGCTGCAGGCCACGGGTGCTCGCCGCGTGGCCGCGACGCCGGAGCGCCGTCCGGAGATCGAGGCGGGCGTGATGGCCGCGACCTACCGCTCGGCTCTCGCGCTGGGGCTGCTCTGCCTGCTCGCTGCGCCGGTGCTCTCGTGGGGCCTGGGACTCGAGGACTGGCTCGCGGCCGCCACGCTCGGGCTGGTCGCCGTACCCATCACCCTCATGGGCGGGCAGGCGGGGATCCTGCAGGGCGAGGAGCGCTGGGCCGCGCTGGGCCTGGTCTACCTGTCCATGGGCGTCGGGCGGCTCGGCATCGGCGTCGTCTTCATGGCGATCGACCCGAGCGCCCTCTCCGCGATGCTCGCGGTGGCGGTCGGCGCCTGGCTGCCCCCGCTCGTGGGCGCGCTGGCCCTGGGTCATGTCGGCTCGCGCGCGGACCGGCGCGCGGCGACCGCCGGCGGCGTCCGGGTGCTGCAGGAGGTGGCGAGCAACTCCCACGCGCTGCTGGCGTTCTTCGCGCTCACCAACCTCGACATCGTGCTCGCCCGGGCGACCTTCGACGGGCACG
The nucleotide sequence above comes from Nocardioides massiliensis. Encoded proteins:
- a CDS encoding decaprenylphospho-beta-D-erythro-pentofuranosid-2-ulose 2-reductase, producing MINALGRPQHVLLLGGTSDIALATARAWARGSAELWVTLAARPGAPRDAAVAELAALGVRTTALDFDAEDTDSHAAVVRRAAEVRDVDVAVVAFGVLGDEETAWQDHASAVLHARVNYLGAVSVGVPLADLVRRQGHGVIVALSSVAGERARRSNFVYGSTKAGMDAFYVGLGLALRGSGGHVVVVRPGHVRTKMTAGRADAPLATDPEVVAEAIVDGVARRRDIVWVPGAMRGVMSAIRHLPRPLFRRLPL
- a CDS encoding FAD-binding protein, with the protein product MSDAQQLFTGWGRTAPTLARPVSTCVHDVAAAVAAAGPRGIIARGLGRSYGDPAQNAGGDVLTPLPSSIDLDEATGLARVSAGTSLHDLIRAALPRGWFVPVTPGTRYVTVGGAIATDVHGKNHHRDGGFGSHVRELRLVTADGGEWTVSPQQDGELFWATVGGMGLTGVITEATVAMTPVESPLLRVHTRRVDDLATLMALMQEADRDATYSVAWIDTLARGRHLGRSVLTTGEHASADEARARGGTGAGVPGDPLRVVPPVVPSGLVSRTSIRAFNELWFRKAPRDRRDELQGVGQFFHPLDGIADWNRLYGPAGFVQYQLVVPDRAAEVLSVVLERIAERGHPSFLSVLKRLGDEGPGLLSFPLRGWTLAMDLPAARDLEPLLRELDALVLGAGGRHYLAKDARMSPETLAAGYPRLAEFRRIRDRVDPNRVFCSDLARRLDL
- a CDS encoding decaprenyl-phosphate phosphoribosyltransferase, with product MLRTPRVESSVTPRSLTARSALTRQSRRTASAARPAPLDSTVVTVLASLLRTARPKQWTKNLLVVAAPLAAGSLWEPAVLGPTILAFVAFCLLSSAVYAVNDVADRVADRAHPTKRMRPIASGTLSVRAALVGALALAAVGLGLAALASWSLAVLLAAYVVLMLAYAFRLKHEPVIDISIVTAGFLMRAVAGGLAADLRISQWFLLVAGFGALFIVSGKRYSELHTLGNEVGTRRALIRYTATYLRFVWGVAAGATVMSYSLWAFEVAPAEGIPWHTISIAPFVVGVLRYAVDIDDGTAAEPEDIVLEDRVLQGLGVLWIGALVLGVLDV
- a CDS encoding lipopolysaccharide biosynthesis protein, with translation MTDDSTRGVRSMIRSGAGIAVAMAVMNVGNYAFTILAARLLGPAEYSVVASLMGLLLIVNVLSLGLQATGARRVAATPERRPEIEAGVMAATYRSALALGLLCLLAAPVLSWGLGLEDWLAAATLGLVAVPITLMGGQAGILQGEERWAALGLVYLSMGVGRLGIGVVFMAIDPSALSAMLAVAVGAWLPPLVGALALGHVGSRADRRAATAGGVRVLQEVASNSHALLAFFALTNLDIVLARATFDGHEAGLYAGGLILAKAVLFLPGFVVVLAFPSMASQGRGGRTYLKGLATVGGVGLAAVLGATFLSGLALTFVGGAEYVGVERDLWAFAVLGSLMAMLQVMVYEVVARQHGSSVYVLWAGLLAVVVATQMAHDAGELVRAVAVAHASVLLVLLAVAVRRPARPLELPSAAGSPGP